The following DNA comes from Nothobranchius furzeri strain GRZ-AD chromosome 19, NfurGRZ-RIMD1, whole genome shotgun sequence.
agacaatgtggtcgtccggtggaaatgacatatagagctgggtgtcgtctgcatagcagtggtaggagaagccatgtgattgaatgatctcacccagtgacgtGGTGTATAtgacaaagagaagaggtcctagtacagagccctgggggactcctgtggcaagatggtgcacggtagaggactgtccaagccaagatacactgaatgattgtccataatagtacacagctgcagacccagagaCTGCAGATCCTCCCCCGAGAAATCTCAATCAGTGGGTCGAGCCgctagcacgcacgcacgcacacaccactCAAACTTAGAAAAGGTGGCTGTGATAGTAGCAGATTCCTCAGTTAATGTCTCGGTCCATGCCTGACGCTCACCCACCAAACATTATAACCACTGAGCTAACGGTTAGCATTGTTGAACGCACTGCCCTGGTCTATTTGGTGGTTCTGACTTTGGAATGGTGTCAGTTTGAAGAGGTAATTTGTCTGAAAACCCACTTCGGTACTGTTGGTGGTTTAACAAGCAGCCTGTGAAGTCACAATCACGTTCTGGCTCGGTTTTTGAGAACTCCGAAAGAATAAATCCAACCATTTCTGCCCGTTTCAGGGAGACTGGACAGGGATCGTGTTCTTCCGTCAGACAGAAATCCATCTTTAGGTTTAAAGTGCAGAGTGAACTCCCTGCTAGCTTCTCTGAGAGACGATGCATTAGTGTTTACTGTCCAGGGGAGGGGTAGGCTTTTGTGAAGTAGCCCAGACCCCAGGCTTGTGCAGGTGCTTGACAGACAGCACACAACTTGCagctgggtggggggaggggggtcatgaggaaataacaatataatttggtcaaaagctccaaaaagtggattttgcaagatataggacctttaaaactAGAAATCTGTTGCCATTGACTTTAATgatctgacgtgtgtgtgtgtgtgtgtgtgtgtgtgtgtgtgtgtgtgtgtgtgtgtgtgtgtgtgtgtgtgtgtgtgtgtgtgtgtgtgtgtgtgtgtgtgtgtgtgtgtgtgtgtgtgtgtgtgtgtgtgtgtccttagaGCACGGTGCGTGTAGTTTTTCACGACCGTCGGCTGCAGTACACAGAACACCAGCAGCTAGAGGGCTGGAAGTGGAATCGTCCTGGCGACCGTCTCCTTGACATTGGTAAGAAATGTTTGCCTCtgctgtgctgtgtgtgtgtgtgcgtgcttgctcGTGCACGTCCTGCAGCCTGACACCAATGCGTGTCTACTACAGATATCCCGATGTCGGTGGGCATCGTGGAGCCGAAGACTCACCCCTCCCAGCTCAACGCTGCAGAGTTTCTGTGGGACATGAACAAAAGAACTTCTGTTTTTGTGCAGGTATAAACGCGCCAGCCTGCCGTGATTGCTGCTTTTTTTCTCCCCACACCAAACCCGCTTTGACGACTTGTTCTCTCGTCTCAGGTGCACTGCATCAGCACAGAATTCACTCCCAGGAAGCACGGAGGGGAGAAGGGCGTCCCCTTCAGGATCCAGATCGACACGTTTGCCCTGGGGGACGGCGGGGACTACACGGAACACCTCCACTCTGCCTCCTGCCAAATCAAAGTCTTCAAAGTACACACTCACGCCCTCACAGAGAGAATGATTGACTTGCTGATCCGCCATGACTACACCCATGTCTCGGTTTGTGGTTTATACTTGTTTACTTCCTGTTTAGCCAAAGGGGGCGGACCGTAAACAGAAAACAGACAGGGAAAAGATGGAGAAGCGCACCCCTCAAGAGAAGGAAAAGTACCAGCCTTCTTATGATACCACTATCCTCTCAGAGGTCAGTATGTGTTTGCTCAGGCCTGTCCTGGTGCAGACGTGCATTCTGGGTAAAAATATCACAGCAGGgtctgagttcagcttttacaGAAACGTCCATCGAAGTTACATGTCAGAGCAGGAAGCTGAGATGCTCCGGTGTGAGCGCTGAAAATCACATCACCTTTTAGACGTACACACCTTCCACGAAGCCACGTCGTCACATGACCCTTTAATTTGCTTCCTTCATGTTTGACAAGCGCTTTTGATGTGGTCTAGAGACGCTCTGTTTTCTCCACAGGCTAAACTAAACCTTCCTTCTGTGATGTTTTaattactaataaaatgtttcaaaACCCAAAAAAGGTCAAAAATCTATTAAACCAACAGAAGTCCTTTTTTAAGCAGATTTAAACACCAGGACCTCCCTTGTTTTGGCTAAAATTCACAAATCACCTGGGCAACCATTTGTTTGTAGCTGTAGAATATTAAAGGTTTATTTCTGAATATTTTATCATCCAaaatcagtttatttatttatttatctatctgtAGAAGTTGCCTTACAAAGATGCCAGAATAGGCGTTGCTGCTGATGTAATTTAGTTCCTCAAAGCTTCATTTGTTTTATAAGTTAAGTTTTTCTCGTTCGGTCAGGTGAGCTGGCCCAGATTAATAATCTAAACAACAAAGGGAATGTTGGCACAGGAAAAAAACCCCATGAAATCCTGGAATTGCTTTCAGATCGCATCAGTAAACGTTTATTATACATGTGTGCAACATCTGCATCAAAAGAAGTTAATTTTGAGATTTGGTTGTTTGTAAAATACAAATTAATTTCTGAAAAGGACTTTCTTTAGGATTTCTGATCAAACTGAGATTGACAGACCACGTGACTTACGCGCGGTGCATTGTTGGATTTGAGGACGGAGGGAGATTTAAAAACCCAGAAGACAGTTTTTCTCTGTTCGGCTCGGTGTTTACATCTCTAAACAGTCCTTCTGACGTGTAAGCTAGCAAAGGAATTTAACCTCTCTTAATTCACAAGGATGTATGAAACGAAGGAGACTGCTCCCGGTCCGTACAAAGACAGGCTCGACGCGTAATCTAGAGAAAGGTACGATGGATCATCCATCACTGGCTCCGACGGACGTGGAACAACAGGCTGTTGTTTTGATCTGGCTCTCCGTCTAAACCGGTCAAATCTGGCGGTGGTCGTCGCTTTCACCTCGGTATGACCCATGTGGAGGGACGGAGCCCAGTCCGGATCGCGTTCCAGCATGCTGTAGGCCGGTTTGCCTGCATACGACACAAATAGCAGCCCGCAAAGCTAATGTAACATGTGACCTGGGGTGTCCTCCAATGTTAAGTTAGGTCTTCTGATGGCAGCAATCCACGCCATCCGTTTCCTCTTTGTAGCTTCAGACACCGCTGGAACAACCTCTCTTCCACGCAGGAATCCGAAAAAAATGTGCACCTTTGGCTATTAGCCTTCCCTGGTGGTCATGCGACCTCGTATGGCAATCAACAACACAACAAGCTCTGAGCATGTTTGGGGACAACTGTCCGGAAAACAAATAGAATGGAATGAGCGCGCTCAGAgtggttttttttgggggggggggcttgtcccTCATACCTACAATCCTTTGCGGTTTGAAGCCAGAAATGACGACACGTTTTCAATCTCAATGGCACCACGTTTATGACAGAATATTTCAGAAGCAAATTTATATTATTTTTGGTCAGAGCTTCCAGAGATCCTGATGGTCGCATGGATCCATTTTTAGGAGGAAAAGCGGTCTAGACTCTAAATTAACGATGCGTTTGATCAGGACATCTTTAGCATCTCTTGGGTTTCTTCCATAGACGTCTACGTGCGTCAGAAGTTCCTCAGAGATTATTGCGTGCTTTATTTTGTTGTTAGTTTTGCACACTAGGGGGCAGCACGGTGCAGGTAGCAGTGGGTGTGACTACCTtgggatgagagagagagagagagagagagagagagagagagagagagagagagagagagagagagagagagagagagagagagagagagagagagagagagagagagagagagagagagagagagagagagagagagagagagagagagagagagagagagagagagagagagagagagagagagagagagagagagagagagagagagagagagagagagagagagagagagagagagagagagagagagagagagagagagagagagagagagagagagagagagagagagagagagagagagagagagagagagagagagagagagagagagagagagagagagagagagaatttggtTATTGTCCTGTTCATCTTTACTTCAGCTTGTGTGGCAGCCGTATTAATGCTGTTGGTAAATTACGGTTAGTTTACATTTGAAATTAGTTGAATGCGTTTATTGGTGTATTTTCCTTTCCCTGTAAGGGTGTGTTCCCCTGAGGGCTGTTGCACGAAGCGAGCTAAGCTCACACTCTGACGTGTGATTATTACAGCTCACATGCAGCTGATTTCCTGTTGCTCTGAAGTTTAAAATAACAAGAAGACAATCGAAGGCTCCTTCCAGAATAACCATGGCATTCCCGTTCATTGAGGATCTGGTCGATGAGGGAGCGCGGATTATCCGCAGAGCTCTAAGGGAACAGATTCCAGTCTTCTTTTTAGTGGCTCAACTACTAATAGATGTGGGGTTTAATCTTTTAAAATGGAGTTCTAATTGGATTTATGCTTTAGCATATTTTAATCTGGACTTGCTGCAGCTGAGGTTACTCCTGGTGTCACTATTATTGAGTATAATTATATATTATGCTGTCCTCTTTGTGCATATgagtaaaaccaggtgtgttgaggcAGAGTTGAGTAATTTctctgctttaacacacctgTTCAACCGCATCTGGACCCAAACATACATGCTTGGTTGAATTGAGCTCGTAAATGAGCCTTTAGTGTGAGTATGCGTTTGTGTCTCTAACACCTGAGTTtaatcaacaggtgattaacaggagCCCTCCTGAACAGGTGATTTAATCATTGAATCTGGTGCGGTGGAGCAGGAAATAACTAAAATCCTTCAGGAAcatgaaataattaaaaaatgtggTCGCTGATGCAAAGCTCTCTCGTTTGTTTGTTTGAGGTTAACGTTTTAAAACCACCAGTAGACGAAAGTGGAAGCTAGGATGAGTGGAGCTGTCTAGCGCCCTCTGCTGGTAACCACACCTGGTTTGGTGTGCTAGCTGTGGCTATGCTAACCCCTGCTTTGTCTGTACGCAGACGAGGCTTGAACCCATCATAGAGGATTCGGGCGACCATGAGCTGAAAAAGTCCAGCAAGCGGACTCTTCCCGCCGACTGTGGCGACTCCTTGGCCAAGCGAGGCAGTGTAAGCATCCTCCTCTTCCCTAAACAGCCATCTTTGTTAGCCCCCTTCGGTTGTGAATTTCTGTCATTAGTGGCGGTGGAGACGCTATTAACTCGTTTGTTAGTAGTTGGAGTCATTTTTGTGGTTCTAATTAGAGTATTTATAAATATTTGTATGTTTTTACCTCAGTGCTCGCCGTGGCCAGACGCCGCCTACACCAGCAGCAACCAGGCAGCTACCCTTTCCTTTGCCTCCACCCCGCTGTCCACCTACACAACCTCCTCCATACTGGACAGGTACTCCCTTTAGCTTACATTGGAGAATATTTTATATATTTCTCAACTTTTAATTGTTTGTTTTTCCAGTGACGACTCCTCTCCCAATCACCAGACGGATCCTGGTGGCCATGGCAACCCAGAGGTTAGTACGACGCACTTATTGTCAAAAGAACCGTTTATTTAGATTTTAATCATCAGGCTGAATTTTGCTTGCTGGTTCAAGATTTAATGAGTTATTCAGGGTTTTTAGGGCATTTGTAGTTTTTCTGTGTGTAGGACAGGGGTGCCCAGTCcttgtcctggagggccggtatccagcaggtgttgtggtttctctgctccaacacacttgattcggtGGCTGGATCAGCATGTGCAGCagatcatcaggctctgcagaaacctgttaatcacctgctgattaaagtcaggtgtgttgatgcagggtTAAAACTGAAACCTGTAggataccggtgtcggtacaggatctgctcgggtgcaagatcggctcggggtctttcgactgccgatgacgtctaagtacggcaagcccactcggacaaaatacactacatatctttatactgttggaaagaatttagcagcttcgttattaaaataatgtttcttacattaaaataatgtttcttacgacgtaagtttgtgtttataatggtatttgtaaaataaaacactacattgtattcataatgttgaactcctctttgagcacatcccttgaaggatcataggtactagcaacacctgtgaaattgtatttgcaggaaagaagtgtgtcccgtttattgaagtattttgtgtttagagtttttgacgtcttgtccatgcgtagttcagttacgctcatagctgctagccaaaactctggagttaaaagttttctggctttactaaaatacctgtctgtacttatttgattgatggtagttttactttgtattagactccaaatgtaatcatttggcacgtttctaattcataatttgtaagaatgtaatcggtgatattagcattagcattcctatgggtttttccatgtatgttagcattgcgctaaccactcgctgccaaattgcagcctttgcgattggaaaatctccttttgtcacatcgcaatttaattgcacatgcagttaatcgttcagccctaatatacatgcagctctatgctaaaagtgtattttcaaagaaaatttccaacagaaaaatttgcctggaccaacgtaacgtcatTATGTaatttccgtaaggttcatgttcagccaatcaactacttagacgtcatcagcagtcgaaggaccccgggcCAATCTTTCACCGAcaccggctctccaggaccagcatTGGGCACCCCTGGTTTAGGAGGAAGAAAATTATCCCAAAACTCACATGGTGTCACTTTTAATCCCGTAGAGCGCTTTGAGCTGCAATCACTGTTTGAAATAGTTTTAATGGATTTTATAGTTGTGTGATGCAGGAAAATAAAATGGCATTAATGCTACGATCCCCGTATTTTTTTGCTTTAGTAGTTTTACTTTTAGTTGGGTCAGGTGCACGTTTCAGTAAAACGTAGGCGCTAAAATGAAACCTGTCGGTTGAAGGGAGACAGACCTAGAAAAACTTTTCTTCTTCGTGTCTCGCGCCAAAAATGCATTTATATAATTTTGAAGATCTCGTTCAAGATGACGATTTGAGAAAGACGTCTTGACATCTTTGTGTTTCTCTGCAGCAGCTGAGCCCCACCGCCTCCATACAGGAAACGCAGAAGTGGCTGCAGAAAAATCGCTTCAGCTCCTACGCTCGACTCTTCTCTCATTTCTCAGGTGCACGCTGCTCACCTGTTAGCTTCACGTCTGCCCCCGATTCTGCTCAGGTGTTCTTGTGCAGCTTGTTTATTTACATCCAACTGCTTGTTTGTAGGTTCTGATTTGTTAAAGTTGACACGAGACGACCTGGTCCAGATCTGTGGGCCAGCAGACGGGATCAGACTTTTCAATGCACTCAAATCCAGGTGAGAGATGCCTTCTATTAAATCATCTCCATCCGCGAAGCAGCTGTTTGTAATCATCTCTCATCTTTCTGTGTGTGAACTAAAacacaacgtgtgtgtgtgtgtgcgcgcgtgcaggtCTGCGTGTCCCAGGTTGACCGTGTACGTCTGTCAGGAGTCTCCTCAGGAGAGCCCCCTGCTGGAGAGACACTGCACTATTGAAAACGGAGAACACAGGAGCTCCGCTAGTTTACACGGTGAGGTCCTGgatgttgttgctgctgctgctgacatcCTTTAATTATAATCTGCTTCAATTTGATTcccaccccccccccctgttTATTTTCAGTGTACCACGCTCTTTACTTAGAGGAGCTCACAGCTGCAGAACTCATCCGCAAGATGGCGTCAGTGTGTGGGATTCCTCTGGGAACGATCAACCAGGTGTACAGACAGGGTCCTACAGGCATACACATCCTGCTGAGTGACCAGGtgtccacacgcacacacacacacgcacatttttaaccctcccacacctcacccctgccacgtggacctcaagggataaaccatcaaccctgctcagtggtcagttTTCCTGGCGGCGTCGCCcttgaggacagtgggagggttatagtAAAAAACAGTAATTGGAGAATAACTCCCCATGTTTTAGCTCATATTAGAGGCACCTTTATCCTTGATAGTTCTGAAATTTGTATGAAAATGTCCGTTTTTAAAATTGGCATTTTTTACAGAGCCGATTTAGCAGCAATTAGTTTTGTTTTTCAGTGAGTCAAGGCAGCTTTGTTTGTAGAGCGCATGTCGTACTCGAATTCAATGTGCTTAAACTTAAAGATATCAGCCAGAGGCCTTTGAACGGCACGTGTAAcggagtattaaaacctcagatgataaaggttttgggatttttacggctggaatttaaagaaaatctgatgtttttggccggcgcgggaaaaacggaaagccctgggcagctggtgacgtttcacaagacGCTCTGCTGAAACCGCAATAGTAAACAATGCCtgtctccggtgtttctgcgttggcgttatagcagagaacaacctGTCATCAGtccgatgtagcttctgaagcctctgctagtcggtcagattaggtcttactctgggatacggcgacaagaACGGATGTTGGATTACCGGAGACGTTCAGCCGAACTCCGTGCCCTGCAACTGGATATCAGAattggaggtgcagacatgttttagaccgtttgactccgaAGAACTGCGACCCTATTTTAACATCGAggtggattctgttcatcttcagaaccaaaatcggtacagtttgtttacttttgttaaatatttcatttctgtgctccaccgggagctctaagctgacgagttctcagctggtcttaactccatcatgtgtcccaatatagatcAGTAATCTACAGAAATGTGTGCTGCCAGTTCTACCGATCCATGAATTTATTGATATACCTCCGGAGAATATATAACTAATAGctcaccagaataaatcttcctgatgctggagtaactccttagtttGTCTCGTTTGCTCTAATCCAGGATGGcacggaggttctaccggtccaTGGAGGATCTGTTGATATGGGGAtcgtcttttagattatatctgtgtgtgtgtcgtagctttcccaaataaCTTGTTTTTTCCTTATCGgcgctaacacggttagcagtgttgctgcagtcatgctaacaggaCTCGGAGTCCAGAAGTCGCGGTGCGGttccagatggatttatagatgtaggttagtattttagatcagacctgtgttATTTAAAAacgcgtgtaggacacagacacatggctc
Coding sequences within:
- the ubp1 gene encoding upstream-binding protein 1 isoform X2, coding for MNQRFSVPFGPRSESLSSPTEADRCSDTPMLFWQSYTENFRVPEQRHGDSSLTRDVLALPIFKQEDSSLPPETKTKNPPFQYVLCAATSPAVKLHDETLTYLNQGQSYEIRMLDNRKSGELPELTNKMVKSTVRVVFHDRRLQYTEHQQLEGWKWNRPGDRLLDIDIPMSVGIVEPKTHPSQLNAAEFLWDMNKRTSVFVQVHCISTEFTPRKHGGEKGVPFRIQIDTFALGDGGDYTEHLHSASCQIKVFKPKGADRKQKTDREKMEKRTPQEKEKYQPSYDTTILSETRLEPIIEDSGDHELKKSSKRTLPADCGDSLAKRGSCSPWPDAAYTSSNQAATLSFASTPLSTYTTSSILDSDDSSPNHQTDPGGHGNPELSPTASIQETQKWLQKNRFSSYARLFSHFSGSDLLKLTRDDLVQICGPADGIRLFNALKSRSACPRLTVYVCQESPQESPLLERHCTIENGEHRSSASLHVYHALYLEELTAAELIRKMASVCGIPLGTINQVYRQGPTGIHILLSDQMVYNLSDESCFLISTVKDELGEGLHLILK
- the ubp1 gene encoding upstream-binding protein 1 isoform X1, translating into MNQRFSVPFGPRSESLSSPTEADRCSDTPMLFWQSYTENFRVPEQRHGDSSLTRDVLALPIFKQEDSSLPPETKTKNPPFQYVLCAATSPAVKLHDETLTYLNQGQSYEIRMLDNRKSGELPELTNKMVKSTVRVVFHDRRLQYTEHQQLEGWKWNRPGDRLLDIDIPMSVGIVEPKTHPSQLNAAEFLWDMNKRTSVFVQVHCISTEFTPRKHGGEKGVPFRIQIDTFALGDGGDYTEHLHSASCQIKVFKPKGADRKQKTDREKMEKRTPQEKEKYQPSYDTTILSETRLEPIIEDSGDHELKKSSKRTLPADCGDSLAKRGSCSPWPDAAYTSSNQAATLSFASTPLSTYTTSSILDSDDSSPNHQTDPGGHGNPEQLSPTASIQETQKWLQKNRFSSYARLFSHFSGSDLLKLTRDDLVQICGPADGIRLFNALKSRSACPRLTVYVCQESPQESPLLERHCTIENGEHRSSASLHVYHALYLEELTAAELIRKMASVCGIPLGTINQVYRQGPTGIHILLSDQMVYNLSDESCFLISTVKDELGEGLHLILK
- the ubp1 gene encoding upstream-binding protein 1 isoform X3; the protein is MAWVLKMDDAAIESGLVHDFDASLSGIGQELGAGAYSMSDVLALPIFKQEDSSLPPETKTKNPPFQYVLCAATSPAVKLHDETLTYLNQGQSYEIRMLDNRKSGELPELTNKMVKSTVRVVFHDRRLQYTEHQQLEGWKWNRPGDRLLDIDIPMSVGIVEPKTHPSQLNAAEFLWDMNKRTSVFVQVHCISTEFTPRKHGGEKGVPFRIQIDTFALGDGGDYTEHLHSASCQIKVFKPKGADRKQKTDREKMEKRTPQEKEKYQPSYDTTILSETRLEPIIEDSGDHELKKSSKRTLPADCGDSLAKRGSCSPWPDAAYTSSNQAATLSFASTPLSTYTTSSILDSDDSSPNHQTDPGGHGNPEQLSPTASIQETQKWLQKNRFSSYARLFSHFSGSDLLKLTRDDLVQICGPADGIRLFNALKSRSACPRLTVYVCQESPQESPLLERHCTIENGEHRSSASLHVYHALYLEELTAAELIRKMASVCGIPLGTINQVYRQGPTGIHILLSDQMVYNLSDESCFLISTVKDELGEGLHLILK